A genomic window from Antedon mediterranea chromosome 4, ecAntMedi1.1, whole genome shotgun sequence includes:
- the LOC140046521 gene encoding inosine triphosphate pyrophosphatase-like isoform X2: MSKEIRKLIFVTGNVNKLREVKAILGEQIQVVSQKIDLPEFQGEPDDICINKCKEATKEVKGSLIVEDTCLCFNALGGLPGPYIKWFLEKLGPEGLHRMLTGWEDKSAYALCTFAYCSGPGEEVQLFHGKTPGKIVEPRGKTTFGWDPCFQPDGFDETYAEMTDAVKNSISHRSKALTKLAAFLTKESTVSKDTEEPESKKSKTES, encoded by the exons atgtcGAAAGAGAttagaaaattaatatttgttacaGGAAATGTCAATAAATTAAGAGAG GTTAAAGCTATTTTAGGTGAACAAATACAAGTTGTATCACAGAAAATTGACT TGCCAGAGTTTCAAGGAGAACCAGATGATATATGCATTAACAAGTGCAAAGAGGCAACAAAAGAG gTGAAAGGGTCACTGATTGTTGAGGACACTTGTTTATGTTTCAATGCTCTTGGTGGTTTGCCGGGTCCATATat AAAAtggtttttagaaaaattaggTCCAGAAG GACTTCATCGTATGCTTACTGGATGGGAAGATAAATCTGCATATGCATTATGTACATTTGCATATTGTTCTGGACCAGGTGAAGAAGTTCAATTGTTTCATGGTAAAACCCCG GGTAAAATTGTAGAACCAAGAGGCAAGACAACATTTGGATGGGATCCATGTTTTCAACCTGATGGATTTGATGAAAC TTATGCAGAGATGACTGATGCTGTCAAGAACTCGATATCTCATCGAAGTAAAGCACTGACAAAACTTGCAGCCTTTCTGACTAAGGAGTCTACAGTCAGTAAAGACACAGAAGAACCTGAATCAAAGAAATCAAAAACAGAATCATGA
- the LOC140046521 gene encoding inosine triphosphate pyrophosphatase-like isoform X1, whose protein sequence is MSKEIRKLIFVTGNANKLREVKAILGEQIQVVSQKIDLPEFQGEPDDICINKCKEATKEVKGSLIVEDTCLCFNALGGLPGPYIKWFLEKLGPEGLHRMLTGWEDKSAYALCTFAYCSGPGEEVQLFHGKTPGKIVEPRGKTTFGWDPCFQPDGFDETYAEMTDAVKNSISHRSKALTKLAAFLTKESTVSKDTEEPESKKSKTES, encoded by the exons atgtcGAAAGAGAttagaaaattaatatttgttacaGGAAATGCCAATAAATTAAGAGAG GTTAAAGCTATTTTAGGTGAACAAATACAAGTTGTATCACAGAAAATTGACT TGCCAGAGTTTCAAGGAGAACCAGATGATATATGCATTAACAAGTGCAAAGAGGCAACAAAAGAG gTGAAAGGGTCACTGATTGTTGAGGACACTTGTTTATGTTTCAATGCTCTTGGTGGTTTGCCGGGTCCATATat AAAAtggtttttagaaaaattaggTCCAGAAG GACTTCATCGTATGCTTACTGGATGGGAAGATAAATCTGCATATGCATTATGTACATTTGCATATTGTTCTGGACCAGGTGAAGAAGTTCAATTGTTTCATGGTAAAACCCCG GGTAAAATTGTAGAACCAAGAGGCAAGACAACATTTGGATGGGATCCATGTTTTCAACCTGATGGATTTGATGAAAC TTATGCAGAGATGACTGATGCTGTCAAGAACTCGATATCTCATCGAAGTAAAGCACTGACAAAACTTGCAGCCTTTCTGACTAAGGAGTCTACAGTCAGTAAAGACACAGAAGAACCTGAATCAAAGAAATCAAAAACAGAATCATGA
- the LOC140047972 gene encoding uncharacterized protein, with protein sequence MTTAYTMNRYNKESDISSSIFRNQDKAKTKNSFANRNLQNDLDRERGIEKMHLDTIRREQMLLQKELQKVRTKGQYMNGNRAIVRRSQHHRFGRYTHGRRAAGKPQDADNDNMSEELVTTTDSSLPSIHFNSRQLSQKSTPLQREYDQKMQLIKKESSREQTISQRRLKEMSRKQQKLVARVADLTEGLKNTTTSSNAPSTYKGISNNHDSKRRMSHQEKVSNNLKTLPSIFSVPIPNNTATSPYSSRRNDASPLVNEPSRAPIDNAAHTNNGVTENTQTNLNIMSEPHNNIQNTNVADIVANPTLWFDQNKYAPDGGLRTIHLLPNSDDTFHEAKKARYLRWKDPQTINKELSVTEVFSPKKKTRRQSNIHAIHE encoded by the coding sequence ATGACGACCGCGTATACAATGAATCGATACAACAAAGAGTCGGATATTTCCTCTAGCATCTTTAGAAACCAAGACAAAGCGAAAACAAAAAATTCGTTTGCTAATCGAAATTTGCAGAATGATTTAGACAGAGAGCGAGGAATAGAAAAAATGCACTTAGATACAATTCGTAGAGAACAGATGTTGCTTCAAAAAGAGCTCCAAAAAGTACGAACGAAAGGACAATATATGAATGGAAATCGGGCAATCGTTCGTCGCTCGCAGCATCATCGGTTTGGTCGTTATACGCATGGAAGACGTGCCGCCGGTAAGCCTCAAGATGCAGACAATGATAATATGTCGGAAGAACTTGTTACAACCACGGACTCTTCATTGCCATCTATTCATTTCAATTCAAGGCAATTATCACAAAAATCAACACCCCTGCAGAGGGAATATGACCAAAAGATGCAACTTATTAAAAAAGAAAGTAGCCGCGAGCAGACAATTAGCCAACGGCGATTAAAAGAAATGTCACGGAAGCAACAGAAGTTAGTAGCTCGTGTCGCAGATTTGACAGAAGGTCTGAAAAACACCACGACTTCTAGCAATGCACCTTCTACTTATAAAGGAATATCAAACAATCATGATAGTAAACGAAGAATGTCACATCAGGAAAAAGTCTCAAACAACTTGAAGACATTACCGTCGATTTTTAGTGTACCCATTCCTAATAACACAGCCACTTCTCCATATTCTTCACGGAGAAATGACGCATCACCGTTGGTAAATGAACCTTCTCGAGCACCAATAGACAATGCTGCGCATACTAATAACGGTGTTACTGAGAATACTCAGACCAATTTAAACATCATGTCCGAACCGCATAATAATATTCAGAACACAAATGTAGCGGACATAGTAGCCAATCCAACCTTATGGTttgatcaaaataaatatgCTCCCGATGGCGGTTTACGAACCATTCACCTGTTGCCAAATTCTGACGATACTTTTCATGAGGCTAAAAAAGCGCGTTATTTGCGATGGAAGGACCCGCAGACGATTAACAAAGAACTTTCAGTTACCGAAGTTTTTTCTCCTAAAAAGAAAACTAGGCGACAGTCTAACATCCATGCTATACATGAATAG